A window of the Gossypium arboreum isolate Shixiya-1 chromosome 2, ASM2569848v2, whole genome shotgun sequence genome harbors these coding sequences:
- the LOC108462891 gene encoding NDR1/HIN1-like protein 3 translates to MSDKQAHLNGAYYGPSIPPPTRNYHRPGRGSGCGCGCCLLKCLFNIIITAIVIIGLAVFIFWLIFRPNKVKFHVTDVQLTQFNLTSNNTLHYNLALNMTIRNPNRRIGIYYDRIEAKAYYEDQRFDTVTLTPFYQGHKNTSYLNPVFVGQQFVRLGADETSEFNEDRVNGVYDIDVKLYLRIRFKLGRVKTGRFKPRISCDLKVPLNTGNGSFGGTFKTTRCDLDF, encoded by the coding sequence atgTCTGACAAACAAGCTCACCTTAATGGGGCCTACTACGGCCCTTCAATCCCACCACCTACAAGAAACTACCACCGTCCCGGCCGTGGCTCCGGCTGTGGCTGTGGCTGCTGTCTTCTCAAATGCCTTTTCAACATCATCATCACCGCCATCGTCATCATCGGCCTAGCCGTTTTCATCTTTTGGCTCATCTTCCGTCCCAACAAGGTCAAATTCCATGTCACCGACGTCCAACTCACCCAATTCAACCTCACTTCCAACAACACTTTGCATTACAACCTTGCTCTTAACATGACAATACGTAATCCCAACCGTAGGATCGGCATATACTACGATCGTATCGAGGCTAAAGCTTACTACGAGGATCAAAGATTCGATACCGTAACGTTGACCCCGTTTTATCAAGGACATAAGAACACTAGTTACTTAAACCCTGTTTTCGTAGGGCAGCAATTTGTTAGGCTTGGTGCTGATGAGACATCGGAGTTTAATGAAGACAGGGTTAACGGGGTTTATGATATCGATGTGAAGTTGTATTTGAGGATTAGGTTTAAGCTTGGGAGGGTCAAAACTGGTAGGTTTAAGCCTAGAATTTCATGTGATTTGAAGGTTCCTTTGAACACTGGGAATGGTAGCTTTGGTGGTACGTTTAAAACCACTAGATGTGATTTGGATTTCTAG
- the LOC108463065 gene encoding probable aspartyl protease At4g16563, whose product MDSSLPFFSFVSFLIISATLLFTATSDTIKVSLSPSHHHHSSSSDPYQILNNLATSSVARAHHLKHHNPKTNITSSFLKTPLFPHGYGGYTVSLSFGTPPQTLSFIMDTGSSLSWFPCTSRYLCSQCAFPNVDPSKILTFSPNLSSSGKLVGCRNPKCNWLFGPNVESRCQDCDDPTSKNCNQTCPPYLIQYGLGSTGGLLLLENLVFPPHKTFQDFLVGCSIVSNRQPAGIVGFGRSPESLPSQLHLNKFSYCLVSRRFDDTKVSSNMLLETGSGSNDTKIPGLGYTPFYKNPNPAFHEFYYVTIGKILVGNKQVKVPSITFVPGPDGNGGTIIDSGSTFTFMERPVFELVSKEFEKQMGNYSRAREVENISGLAPCFNVSGHRLTDVPEMSFYFNGGAKMGLPLANYFSIVGDDNVVCLMIVTDKGVSEGARGGPAIILGNFQQQNYYIEFDLANNRFGFAKRNCI is encoded by the coding sequence ATGGATTCTTCTCTTCCTTTCTTCTCCTTCGTCTCGTTTCTTATCATCTCCGCCACATTACTATTCACCGCGACTTCCGACACCATCAAAGTCTCCCTGTCTCCTTCACACCACCACCACTCTTCCTCCTCCGACCCTTACCAAATTCTCAACAACTTGGCCACTTCTTCAGTCGCCAGAGCCCATCACCTCAAACACCACAACCCCAAAACCAACATTACATCTTCTTTTCTCAAGACTCCGCTTTTTCCTCACGGTTATGGCGGCTATACTGTCTCTCTCAGCTTCGGAACTCCGCCACAAACCCTTTCTTTCATCATGGACACTGGTAGCAGTCTCTCTTGGTTCCCTTGCACCTCTCGTTACCTTTGTTCCCAATGTGCTTTCCCTAATGTCGATCCATCAAAAATCCTTACTTTTTCACCAAACCTTTCGTCTTCCGGTAAGCTCGTAGGTTGTCGAAACCCGAAGTGCAATTGGCTGTTTGGTCCCAATGTTGAGTCTCGTTGCCAAGACTGTGATGATCCTACGTCGAAAAACTGTAATCAAACTTGCCCTCCTTACTTAATTCAATACGGCTTAGGTTCCACCGGTGGACTTTTATTACTAGAAAACCTTGTCTTTCCTCCTCACAAAACTTTCCAAGATTTCCTTGTCGGGTGCTCCATTGTTTCCAACCGGCAACCCGCTGGAATAGTCGGGTTTGGTCGGAGCCCTGAATCTTTACCATCCCAATTACACCTCAACAAATTCTCTTACTGCCTCGTTTCCCGCCGGTTCGATGACACCAAAGTCAGCAGCAACATGTTGTTAGAAACCGGGTCGGGTTCAAATGATACCAAGATCCCAGGTCTTGGCTACACACCGTTTTACAAGAACCCCAACCCAGCTTTCCATGAGTTCTACTACGTAACCATAGGTAAAATCCTTGTCGGCAACAAGCAGGTCAAAGTTCCGAGCATTACATTTGTCCCAGGACCGGACGGTAACGGAGGCACCATCATCGATTCAGGGTCAACATTCACTTTCATGGAGAGACCTGTTTTTGAGTTGGTATCGAAGGAGTTTGAGAAACAAATGGGAAACTATAGCAGAGCTCGTGAAGTTGAAAACATTTCTGGGTTAGCTCCATGTTTCAATGTTTCAGGCCATAGATTAACGGACGTCCCTGAAATGAGTTTTTATTTCAATGGAGGAGCCAAAATGGGGTTGCCTTTGGCTAATTATTTCTCAATCGTCGGTGATGATAATGTCGTTTGTTTGATGATTGTTACTGATAAAGGCGTCAGTGAAGGTGCCCGTGGCGGTCCGGCGATAATATTAGGAAACTTTCAGCAGCAAAATTATTATATTGAATTTGATTTGGCAAACAATAGGTTTGGGTTTGCTAAACGAAACTGTATATGA
- the LOC108463350 gene encoding cytokinin riboside 5'-monophosphate phosphoribohydrolase LOG7, with protein MEETKSRFKRICVFCGSSSGKKASYQEAAVELGKELVERRIDLVYGGGSVGLMGLISQAVHDGGRHVLGVIPRTLMPREITGVTVGEVRAVSDMHQRKAEMARQADAFIALPGGYGTLEELLEVITWAQLGIHHKPVGLLNVDGFYNSLLCFIDKAVDEGFISPIARRIIVSAPTAKQLVRQLEEYVPQQDEITSKLVWEEVDIFSYVPESEIAI; from the exons ATGGAAGAGACAAAGTCTAGGTTTAAAAGGATTTGTGTGTTTTGCGGGAGCAGTTCTGGGAAGAAAGCTAGTTACCAAGAAGCTGCTGTGGAGTTGGGCAAAGAACTG GTGGAGAGAAGGATTGATTTGGTCTATGGAGGTGGAAGCGTGGGGTTAATGGGTCTTATTTCTCAGGCAGTTCATGATGGTGGGCGCCATGTTCTAGG TGTCATTCCAAGGACCTTGATGCCTAGAGAG ATTACCGGCGTGACCGTCGGAGAAGTGAGAGCTGTATCGGATATGCATCAAAGGAAAGCCGAAATGGCACGACAGGCCGATGCCTTCATCGCACTCCCCG gtGGCTATGGCACCCTTGAGGAACTGTTGGAAGTTATAACTTGGGCTCAACTTGGAATCCATCATAAACCT GTGGGGCTGTTGAATGTCGATGGATTTTATAATTCATTGTTGTGTTTCATCGACAAGGCGGTTGATGAAGGTTTTATTTCACCTATTGCACGACGCATTATCGTGTCTGCCCCAACTGCGAAACAATTAGTTAGACAATTAGag GAATATGTACCTCAGCAAGATGAAATAACATCAAAGTTAGTATGGGAAGAGGTGGATATATTTAGTTACGTGCCGGAATCCGAAATTGCCATCTGA